A single window of Neisseria sp. KEM232 DNA harbors:
- a CDS encoding AEC family transporter, whose amino-acid sequence MLEVFNITAPIFLIIGLGWAAVRGGVFRFEELRGAAKFVMKIGLPALVFFAIAGKPFREVFDAAYLLGYGGATLALFALGALVVRLRGGDGTLSALGGFSVSFSNTGFIGYPLLAMVIGEAAAPYFAMNVLVENMFLIPLFFLLADSAGGQGGGRLKTLLPVAKNLLKNPIILAQFAALPFALGWLPLPGALLKTSSVLAAGAAPVALFVIGGSLVGLKLGGKLADILILTLLKLAVFPLLTVLFLLLLGAGRDTLFAGALLSCVPMASMVAIVHSQYGHEQRGAAIMLLTTVLSFASISLVLLFGR is encoded by the coding sequence ATGCTGGAAGTTTTCAATATCACCGCGCCGATTTTCCTGATTATCGGCCTGGGCTGGGCGGCAGTGCGCGGCGGCGTGTTCCGTTTCGAGGAGTTGCGCGGCGCGGCGAAATTCGTGATGAAAATCGGCCTGCCCGCGCTGGTGTTTTTCGCCATCGCGGGCAAACCGTTCCGCGAAGTGTTTGACGCGGCGTATCTTTTGGGCTACGGCGGCGCGACGCTGGCGCTGTTTGCCCTCGGCGCGCTTGTGGTGCGCCTGCGCGGCGGCGACGGCACGCTTTCGGCGCTGGGTGGTTTTTCCGTATCGTTTTCCAACACCGGCTTCATCGGCTATCCGCTGCTGGCGATGGTGATCGGCGAGGCGGCCGCGCCGTATTTCGCCATGAACGTGCTGGTGGAAAATATGTTTCTGATTCCACTGTTTTTCCTGTTGGCCGACTCGGCGGGCGGGCAGGGCGGAGGCCGTCTGAAAACGCTGCTGCCCGTAGCGAAAAACCTGTTGAAAAACCCGATTATCCTCGCCCAGTTTGCCGCGCTGCCGTTTGCCTTAGGCTGGCTGCCGCTGCCCGGGGCGCTGCTGAAAACCTCGTCCGTCCTTGCCGCAGGCGCCGCGCCTGTTGCCCTGTTTGTTATCGGCGGCAGCCTCGTCGGCCTGAAACTCGGCGGCAAACTGGCCGACATCCTGATCTTGACCCTGCTGAAATTGGCCGTGTTCCCGCTGCTGACCGTGTTGTTCCTGCTGCTTTTGGGTGCGGGCAGGGACACGCTGTTTGCCGGTGCGCTGCTTTCCTGCGTGCCGATGGCGAGCATGGTGGCCATCGTCCACAGCCAATACGGCCACGAACAGCGCGGCGCCGCCATCATGCTGCTGACCACCGTGCTGTCTTTCGCCAGCATCTCGCTGGTGCTGCTGTTCGGCCGTTAA
- the nadE gene encoding NAD(+) synthase, with product MQTQAVAGHIVRWLQDYAASARAKGFAVGISGGVDSAVVSALAARSGLNVLLLEMPIRQQADQVSRAQEHIARLQSAFANVKSLRADLTPTFNLFADTVNVDEAEYPAKQLALANSRARLRMLTLYYYAQINGLLVAGTGNKIEDFGVGFFTKYGDGGVDLSPIAGLTKTQVYELADHLDILPAIRQAVPTDGLWDTERTDEAQMGASYPELERAMAAAEAGKTRDDFSGREQEVFDIYTRLNRAAQHKIRPIPVCEIPPQMLA from the coding sequence ATGCAAACACAAGCCGTAGCCGGACACATTGTCCGCTGGCTACAGGACTACGCCGCCTCCGCCCGCGCCAAAGGCTTTGCCGTCGGCATTTCCGGCGGCGTCGATTCCGCCGTCGTCTCCGCCCTCGCCGCCCGCAGCGGCCTCAACGTTCTGCTGCTGGAAATGCCCATCCGCCAGCAGGCCGACCAGGTCAGCCGCGCGCAGGAGCATATCGCGCGCCTGCAAAGCGCGTTTGCCAACGTCAAAAGCCTGCGCGCCGACCTCACGCCCACGTTTAACCTGTTTGCCGACACCGTCAACGTAGACGAAGCCGAATACCCCGCCAAGCAGCTCGCCCTTGCCAACAGCCGCGCCCGCCTGCGTATGCTCACCCTCTATTACTACGCGCAAATCAACGGCCTGCTCGTGGCGGGTACGGGCAACAAAATCGAAGATTTCGGCGTCGGCTTCTTCACCAAATACGGCGACGGCGGCGTCGACCTCAGCCCGATAGCCGGCCTCACCAAAACGCAGGTGTACGAACTGGCTGACCACCTTGACATCCTGCCCGCCATCCGCCAAGCCGTGCCGACCGACGGCCTGTGGGACACCGAGCGCACCGACGAAGCGCAGATGGGCGCGAGTTATCCCGAACTCGAACGCGCCATGGCCGCCGCCGAAGCGGGCAAAACGCGCGACGATTTTTCCGGCCGCGAGCAGGAAGTGTTCGACATCTACACCCGCCTCAACCGCGCCGCCCAGCACAAAATCCGCCCGATACCCGTGTGCGAAATCCCGCCGCAAATGCTGGCCTGA
- the gshA gene encoding glutamate--cysteine ligase produces the protein MPLAVMSETYLSELQAFERKILAKQPQIEAWFRAKWKEHTPPFYGSVDIRNAGYKMASIDMNLFPGGFNNLNPQFVQLAAHAAQDAVERACPQAKSVLIVPENHTRNTFYLQNVHALSTILRTAGFEVRLGSLNPEITAPTEFTTALGDTITLEPLQRTRGRVHLADGFSPCLILLNNDLSAGVPDILKDISQTVLPPLHGGWTTRRKTAHFAAYNHIAAEFAELVGLDEWQINPYFEQISGLNFQEREGEDALAEAVDRMLAKIQAKYDEKGITDQPFVIVKADAGTYGMGVMSVKSADEVRGLNRKNRNKMAKIKEGLEVSEVIVQEGIYTYETVNGSVSEPVVYMIDRFVVGGFFRVHEGRAADENLNATGMSFVQLNHIIPVAEDGGAQEQDDEPNKRVFEQWQELGVPQTNAADPDCGCNRLYVYGVMARLSLLAAAVELEQTA, from the coding sequence ATGCCCCTAGCCGTGATGTCCGAAACATATCTGAGCGAACTCCAGGCCTTCGAGCGCAAAATCCTGGCCAAACAGCCGCAGATCGAAGCCTGGTTCCGCGCCAAATGGAAAGAGCACACCCCGCCCTTTTACGGCTCGGTCGACATCCGCAACGCCGGTTACAAAATGGCCTCCATCGACATGAACCTTTTCCCCGGCGGCTTCAACAACCTCAACCCCCAATTCGTCCAACTCGCCGCCCATGCCGCCCAAGACGCAGTGGAGCGCGCCTGCCCGCAGGCCAAATCCGTGCTCATCGTGCCCGAAAACCACACCCGCAACACCTTCTACCTGCAAAACGTCCATGCCCTCAGCACCATCCTGCGCACCGCAGGCTTTGAAGTGCGCCTAGGCAGCCTCAACCCCGAAATCACCGCACCCACGGAATTCACCACCGCCCTCGGCGACACCATCACCCTCGAGCCGCTGCAACGCACGCGCGGCCGCGTCCATCTGGCCGACGGCTTCTCGCCCTGCCTCATCCTGCTCAACAACGATCTCTCTGCCGGCGTGCCCGACATCCTCAAAGACATCAGCCAAACCGTGCTGCCGCCGCTGCACGGCGGTTGGACGACGCGGCGCAAAACCGCCCATTTCGCCGCCTACAACCACATCGCCGCCGAGTTTGCCGAACTGGTGGGGCTCGACGAATGGCAGATCAATCCCTACTTCGAGCAGATTTCCGGCCTCAACTTCCAAGAGCGCGAGGGCGAAGACGCGCTGGCTGAGGCTGTGGACAGAATGTTGGCGAAAATACAGGCGAAATACGACGAAAAAGGCATCACCGACCAACCTTTTGTGATCGTCAAAGCCGACGCGGGTACTTACGGCATGGGCGTGATGAGCGTCAAATCCGCCGACGAAGTGCGCGGCCTCAACCGCAAAAACCGCAACAAAATGGCGAAAATCAAAGAAGGCCTGGAAGTGAGCGAGGTCATTGTGCAGGAAGGCATTTACACCTACGAAACCGTCAACGGCTCGGTGTCCGAACCCGTGGTGTACATGATCGACCGCTTCGTCGTCGGCGGTTTTTTCCGCGTCCACGAAGGCCGCGCCGCCGACGAAAACCTCAACGCCACCGGTATGTCCTTCGTCCAGCTCAACCACATCATCCCCGTTGCCGAAGACGGCGGCGCGCAGGAGCAGGACGACGAGCCGAACAAGCGCGTGTTCGAGCAGTGGCAGGAATTGGGCGTGCCGCAAACCAACGCCGCCGACCCCGACTGCGGCTGCAACCGCCTCTATGTCTACGGCGTGATGGCGCGCCTGTCGCTCTTGGCCGCCGCTGTCGAGCTCGAACAAACCGCCTGA
- the rbbA gene encoding ribosome-associated ATPase/putative transporter RbbA, which yields MNAVSISRLSHRFGKTQALDDVSLDIPRGATVGLIGPDGVGKSTLLSLIAGVRVIQGGRVEVLGGDMADKNVRLHMSHRVAFMPQGLGRNLYPTLTVAENIDFHARMFGLNAKQRQERIRRLTEATGLLPFVDRAAGKLSGGMKQKASLCCALVHSPDLLILDEPTTGVDPLSRRQFWALVDDLRQEHAGMTVIVATAYIEEAQQFERLLAMDAGRLLENKPTAEVLREYGTDNLEEAYIKMLPPEKQQGSGGLELTPFVPVPDAPPAMEAHGLTKRFGSFTAVDHVSFTIQKGEIFGFLGSNGCGKSTTMKMLTGLLEATEGTAEILGRPASAGGIETKMRVGYMSQAFSLYEELSVRQNLQLHAELYDMGGRGAAAVAEALEQFDLADVADTAPASLPLGIRQRLQLAAACLHHPEILILDEPTSGVDPAARDMFWRHLLKLSRQDKITIFVSTHFMNEAERCDRISFMHKGRVLAVGAPQELVQRRRAPDLEEAFVRYLIDAEAEENGGKAVSDGLLERPSETVEPARQSVSAETPPPPRPSPAQAQGRESEAAGVSDGLSEGRRPSENVEHTANLPPLPLAGEGWGGGKPPADSLYGVSDGLKAERPSENPAPQFDTSSFAYWFSMVRTFAVREAKELLRDRIRLFFAVFGPLIMMAAVSWGVSFDVQNLKFAVYDRDQTAQSRQLTEYFSGSRYFIEQPPIQSEAEIDTVLQSSKAVLVIDIPSGFGRDLERGQKPEVGFYIDGAMPFNATNIRGYIGSLMAAYTKDRIAATGLPVPLDPPAAVEPRFLYNQDFDSINAVSPGVMMMVLMMIPAMMAAVGVVRERETGSIANFYASPASTAQYLIGKQLPYIAVGMVNFAASFLMMVLWFGVPLKGSFAALAAGTLLMVAASTALGLLVSCFVKSQLAALFATSIIAMIPTMNYSGFLYPMSTLSGGGYAMGKIFPASWYLTVSLGTFAKGLGLRDLLPQYAAIAAFAAGCIALSCLLLKKQEK from the coding sequence ATGAACGCCGTTTCCATTTCCCGTCTCTCCCACCGTTTCGGCAAAACCCAAGCCCTCGACGATGTGTCGCTCGACATTCCGCGCGGCGCCACCGTCGGCCTGATCGGGCCGGACGGCGTGGGCAAATCGACGCTGCTCTCGCTGATTGCGGGCGTGCGCGTGATTCAGGGCGGGCGGGTGGAAGTGCTCGGCGGCGATATGGCCGACAAAAACGTGCGGCTGCACATGTCGCACCGCGTGGCCTTTATGCCGCAGGGTTTGGGGCGCAATCTTTATCCCACGCTCACCGTGGCCGAAAACATCGATTTCCATGCGCGGATGTTCGGCCTGAACGCCAAACAGCGGCAGGAGCGCATCCGTCGGCTCACCGAGGCCACGGGGCTGCTGCCGTTTGTGGATCGTGCGGCGGGCAAGCTCTCGGGCGGGATGAAGCAGAAGGCCAGCCTGTGCTGCGCACTGGTGCACAGCCCCGATTTGCTGATTCTCGACGAGCCGACCACAGGCGTTGACCCGCTCTCGCGCCGCCAGTTTTGGGCTTTGGTGGACGACTTGCGGCAGGAACACGCGGGCATGACGGTGATTGTCGCCACCGCCTATATCGAAGAGGCGCAGCAGTTTGAACGGCTCTTGGCGATGGATGCGGGGCGGCTGCTGGAAAACAAGCCCACCGCCGAGGTGCTGCGCGAATACGGCACGGACAACCTCGAAGAAGCCTATATCAAAATGCTGCCGCCGGAAAAACAGCAGGGCTCGGGCGGCTTGGAACTCACGCCTTTCGTGCCCGTGCCCGACGCGCCGCCCGCGATGGAGGCGCACGGCCTGACCAAGCGTTTCGGCAGTTTCACCGCCGTGGACCATGTGAGTTTCACCATCCAAAAGGGCGAGATTTTCGGCTTTTTGGGCAGCAACGGCTGCGGCAAGTCCACCACCATGAAAATGCTCACCGGACTGTTGGAAGCCACCGAGGGCACGGCAGAGATTTTGGGGCGGCCGGCCAGCGCTGGCGGCATCGAAACCAAAATGCGCGTCGGTTATATGTCGCAGGCGTTTTCGTTGTATGAAGAATTGAGCGTGCGGCAAAACCTGCAACTGCACGCCGAGCTTTACGATATGGGCGGCAGGGGCGCGGCGGCGGTGGCCGAAGCACTCGAACAGTTCGACCTCGCCGACGTGGCCGACACCGCGCCCGCCTCGCTGCCTTTGGGCATCCGCCAACGCCTGCAACTGGCCGCCGCCTGCCTGCACCACCCCGAAATCCTGATTCTCGACGAGCCGACATCGGGCGTTGATCCCGCCGCCCGCGATATGTTCTGGCGGCATCTGCTGAAACTGTCGCGGCAGGACAAAATCACCATTTTCGTGTCCACCCACTTTATGAACGAGGCCGAGCGCTGCGACCGTATTTCCTTTATGCACAAAGGCCGCGTGCTGGCCGTCGGCGCGCCGCAGGAGCTGGTGCAACGCCGCCGTGCCCCCGATTTGGAAGAGGCGTTTGTGCGGTATCTGATTGATGCGGAAGCGGAGGAAAACGGCGGGAAGGCGGTTTCAGACGGCCTTCTTGAAAGGCCGTCTGAAACTGTCGAACCCGCGCGGCAAAGCGTTTCTGCCGAAACGCCACCCCCACCCCGGCCCTCCCCCGCGCAGGCGCAGGGGCGGGAGAGTGAAGCGGCAGGCGTTTCAGACGGCCTTTCAGAAGGCAGAAGGCCGTCTGAAAACGTCGAACACACCGCCAATCTGCCCCCTCTCCCGCTCGCGGGGGAGGGTTGGGGTGGGGGCAAACCGCCTGCCGATTCCCTGTACGGTGTTTCAGACGGCCTCAAAGCCGAAAGGCCGTCTGAAAACCCCGCTCCGCAGTTCGACACATCCTCCTTCGCCTACTGGTTTTCCATGGTGCGCACCTTTGCCGTGCGCGAGGCCAAAGAGCTGCTGCGCGACCGCATCAGGCTGTTTTTCGCCGTGTTCGGCCCGCTGATTATGATGGCGGCGGTATCGTGGGGCGTGTCGTTTGACGTGCAGAACCTCAAATTCGCCGTGTACGACCGCGACCAGACGGCACAAAGCCGCCAGCTCACCGAGTATTTTTCCGGCTCGCGCTACTTTATCGAACAGCCGCCGATACAGTCGGAAGCCGAAATCGACACCGTGCTCCAAAGCTCGAAGGCGGTGCTGGTGATCGACATTCCGAGCGGCTTCGGCCGCGATTTGGAACGGGGGCAAAAGCCCGAAGTGGGCTTTTACATAGACGGCGCGATGCCGTTCAACGCCACCAATATACGCGGCTACATCGGCAGCCTGATGGCGGCCTACACCAAAGACCGCATCGCGGCAACAGGGCTGCCCGTACCGCTCGATCCCCCCGCCGCCGTCGAGCCGCGTTTTCTCTACAACCAGGATTTCGACAGCATCAACGCCGTTTCGCCCGGCGTGATGATGATGGTGCTGATGATGATTCCGGCGATGATGGCGGCGGTGGGCGTGGTGCGCGAGCGCGAAACCGGTTCGATCGCCAATTTCTACGCCTCGCCCGCCTCGACGGCGCAATACCTGATCGGCAAACAGCTGCCCTATATTGCCGTGGGCATGGTGAATTTCGCCGCCTCGTTCCTGATGATGGTCTTGTGGTTCGGCGTGCCGCTCAAAGGCAGCTTTGCCGCGCTGGCGGCGGGCACGCTGCTGATGGTGGCCGCGTCCACCGCGCTGGGGCTGCTGGTGTCGTGTTTTGTGAAATCGCAGCTGGCGGCGCTGTTTGCCACGTCCATCATCGCCATGATTCCCACCATGAACTATTCGGGCTTTCTCTACCCGATGTCCACCCTCTCCGGCGGCGGCTACGCGATGGGCAAAATCTTCCCCGCCTCGTGGTATCTCACCGTCAGCCTCGGCACTTTCGCCAAAGGCCTCGGCCTGCGCGACCTGCTGCCGCAATACGCCGCCATCGCCGCCTTCGCCGCAGGCTGCATCGCCCTGTCCTGCCTGCTGTTGAAAAAACAGGAAAAATAG
- the rep gene encoding DNA helicase Rep — MQLNPQQQEAVRYLGGPLFVLAGAGSGKTRVITEKIAHMIRNAGYSPRHIAAITFTNKAAREMQERIAAMLGRRETRGLTVSTFHSLGMKILREEAAHAGLKKNFSILDASDSAKIIGELLGSSGREQIFAAQHQISLWKNDLQTPEQAVQAADNNWEKQIARLYASYAQTLHSYQAVDFDDLIRLPALLLRDSDDIRLRWQNRLRYLLIDECQDTNTCQYALMRLLCGAEGMFTAVGDDDQSIYAWRGADMENLRRLQTDYPQIKIVKLEQNYRSTARILKVANQVIQNNPKLFPKTLWSHYGMGDIVTVAACQNEQHEAEWVAGEIARRKTIAEGRLKYADFAILYRGNHQARVFEEALRAARIPYRLSGGQSFFDKAEIKDILSYIRLIANREDDPAFLRAATTPKRGIGDTTLGRLNDYAKSHAACLSDAAKSPAALEPMPERNRQSLAAFTDLIDTYRRRAANEDAGALMQNLLTDIGYEAHLLGSEEGKAGEIKWRNVQDLCRWLAKKGQEGGKNLLELAQTLALMTLLDGREDEESDAVKMSTLHASKGLEYPVVYLVGCEEGLFPHADSVEEGNIEEERRLMYVGITRAKQTLTLTHCTKRKRQGTWQFPEPSRFIAEMPQEDLRIIGRKGGAPLVSKEEGRSRLAGLSAMLAEKSAGKKGI, encoded by the coding sequence ATGCAGCTCAACCCCCAGCAACAGGAAGCCGTGCGCTATCTCGGCGGCCCCCTCTTCGTCCTCGCCGGCGCAGGCAGCGGCAAAACCCGCGTCATCACCGAAAAAATCGCCCACATGATACGCAACGCGGGCTACTCCCCCCGCCACATCGCCGCCATCACCTTCACCAACAAAGCCGCGCGCGAAATGCAGGAGCGCATTGCCGCCATGCTCGGCCGCCGCGAAACGCGCGGCCTCACCGTCTCCACCTTCCACTCCCTGGGCATGAAAATCCTGCGCGAAGAAGCCGCACACGCCGGTTTGAAAAAAAACTTCTCCATCCTCGACGCCTCCGACAGCGCGAAAATCATCGGCGAACTGCTCGGCAGCAGCGGCCGCGAACAAATCTTCGCCGCCCAACACCAAATCTCCCTGTGGAAAAACGACCTGCAAACCCCCGAACAGGCCGTGCAGGCCGCCGACAACAACTGGGAAAAACAAATTGCCCGGCTTTACGCCTCATACGCGCAAACCCTGCACAGCTACCAGGCCGTCGACTTCGACGACCTCATCCGCCTGCCCGCCCTGCTGCTGCGCGACTCCGACGACATCCGCCTGCGCTGGCAAAACCGCCTGCGCTACCTGCTCATCGACGAATGTCAGGATACCAACACCTGCCAATACGCCCTCATGCGCCTGCTCTGCGGCGCCGAAGGCATGTTTACCGCCGTCGGCGACGACGACCAGTCCATCTACGCCTGGCGCGGCGCCGACATGGAAAACCTGCGCCGCCTGCAAACCGACTACCCGCAAATCAAAATCGTCAAACTCGAACAAAACTACCGCTCCACCGCCCGCATCCTCAAAGTCGCCAACCAAGTCATACAAAACAACCCCAAACTCTTCCCCAAAACCCTGTGGTCGCACTACGGAATGGGCGACATCGTCACCGTCGCCGCCTGCCAAAACGAACAACACGAAGCCGAATGGGTCGCCGGCGAAATCGCCCGCCGCAAAACCATAGCCGAAGGCCGTCTGAAATACGCCGACTTCGCCATCCTCTACCGCGGCAACCACCAGGCACGCGTCTTCGAAGAAGCCCTGCGCGCCGCCCGCATCCCCTACCGCCTCTCCGGCGGCCAAAGCTTCTTCGACAAAGCCGAAATCAAAGATATCCTCTCCTACATCCGCCTCATCGCCAACCGCGAAGACGACCCCGCCTTCCTGCGCGCCGCCACCACCCCCAAACGCGGCATCGGCGACACCACCTTAGGCCGTCTGAACGACTACGCCAAATCCCATGCCGCCTGCCTTAGCGACGCCGCCAAAAGCCCCGCCGCCCTCGAACCCATGCCCGAACGCAACCGCCAAAGCCTCGCCGCCTTCACCGACCTTATCGACACCTACCGCCGCCGCGCCGCAAACGAAGACGCCGGCGCACTCATGCAGAACCTGCTCACCGACATCGGCTACGAAGCCCACCTATTGGGCAGCGAAGAAGGCAAAGCCGGCGAAATCAAATGGCGCAACGTGCAGGATTTGTGCCGCTGGCTGGCAAAAAAAGGCCAAGAAGGCGGCAAAAACCTCCTCGAACTGGCGCAAACCCTCGCCCTCATGACCCTGCTCGACGGCCGCGAAGACGAAGAAAGCGACGCCGTCAAAATGTCCACCCTCCACGCCTCAAAAGGACTCGAATACCCCGTCGTCTACCTCGTCGGCTGCGAAGAGGGCCTGTTTCCCCACGCCGACAGCGTCGAAGAAGGCAACATCGAAGAAGAACGCCGCCTCATGTACGTCGGCATCACCCGCGCCAAACAAACCCTCACCCTCACCCACTGCACCAAACGCAAACGCCAGGGCACATGGCAGTTTCCCGAACCCAGCCGCTTCATCGCCGAAATGCCGCAGGAAGATTTGCGCATCATCGGCCGCAAAGGCGGCGCCCCCCTCGTCAGCAAAGAAGAAGGCCGCAGCCGCCTCGCCGGCCTCAGCGCCATGCTCGCCGAAAAAAGCGCGGGCAAAAAAGGCATCTAG
- a CDS encoding zinc-finger domain-containing protein encodes MNTTPHYDTVVIKPHELPLHCSGPRHETWNGHPRVFLAIQSNSEIECPYCGTIYKLDGEIGHHHS; translated from the coding sequence ATGAACACCACGCCCCACTACGACACCGTCGTTATCAAACCGCACGAGCTGCCGCTGCATTGCAGCGGCCCGCGCCACGAAACCTGGAACGGCCACCCGCGCGTCTTCCTTGCCATCCAATCGAATTCCGAAATCGAATGCCCCTACTGCGGCACGATTTACAAACTCGACGGCGAAATCGGCCACCATCATTCCTGA
- the queA gene encoding tRNA preQ1(34) S-adenosylmethionine ribosyltransferase-isomerase QueA, whose protein sequence is MQLSDFDFDLPEHLIAQQPPAERGASRLLAALPGEPLRDETFAFLSQLVSAGDVLVFNNTKVMKARLFGQKESGGRIEALIERVLDAHTALAHIRASKSPKSGTRLLFDGGLTAQMVERAGELFVLRFDGEESVYALLERHGKLPLPPYIERAADAADDTRYQTVYAKHQGAVAAPTAGLHFTDALLAALKDKGATLAEVTLHVGAGTFQPVRVENIADHKMHSEWYEVPQATADAVAAAKARGAKVWAVGTTSMRALESAARETGRLKAGCGDTDIFITPGYRFRVADRLITNFHLPKSTLLMLVSAFAGTEEIRRIYRHAVEQKYRFFSYGDAMVLGLQEHEAV, encoded by the coding sequence ATGCAGCTTTCCGACTTCGATTTCGACCTGCCCGAACACCTGATTGCCCAGCAGCCGCCTGCCGAGCGCGGCGCCAGCCGCCTGCTGGCGGCTTTGCCCGGCGAGCCTCTGCGCGACGAGACCTTTGCCTTCCTGTCGCAGCTGGTGTCGGCGGGCGATGTACTGGTGTTCAACAATACCAAAGTGATGAAGGCGCGGCTGTTCGGGCAGAAGGAGAGCGGCGGGCGCATCGAGGCGCTGATCGAGCGCGTGCTTGACGCTCATACTGCGCTGGCACACATCCGCGCGTCGAAGTCGCCCAAGTCAGGCACACGGCTGCTGTTTGACGGCGGCCTGACGGCGCAAATGGTCGAACGCGCGGGCGAATTGTTTGTGCTGCGCTTTGACGGGGAAGAGAGCGTGTACGCGCTGCTCGAACGCCACGGCAAACTTCCGCTGCCGCCCTATATCGAGCGTGCTGCCGACGCAGCCGACGATACGCGTTACCAAACCGTATATGCCAAGCATCAGGGCGCGGTGGCCGCGCCAACGGCGGGTCTGCATTTTACCGACGCCCTGCTGGCCGCGCTGAAAGACAAGGGAGCGACACTGGCGGAGGTGACGCTGCACGTCGGCGCGGGCACGTTCCAACCGGTGCGTGTCGAAAACATTGCCGATCACAAAATGCACAGCGAATGGTACGAAGTGCCGCAGGCAACGGCCGATGCGGTGGCTGCGGCCAAGGCGCGCGGTGCGAAAGTGTGGGCGGTGGGCACGACCTCGATGCGCGCGCTGGAATCGGCGGCGCGGGAGACAGGCCGTCTGAAAGCCGGATGCGGCGACACCGACATTTTCATCACGCCGGGCTACCGCTTCCGCGTTGCCGACCGCCTGATTACTAATTTCCATCTGCCCAAATCAACGCTGCTGATGTTGGTGAGCGCCTTTGCAGGCACGGAAGAAATCCGCCGCATCTACCGCCACGCCGTTGAGCAGAAATACCGTTTTTTCAGCTACGGCGATGCGATGGTGCTGGGTTTGCAAGAACATGAGGCCGTCTGA
- a CDS encoding DMT family transporter → MTHPATRSKERQELLGSAWMIAAALFFTLMNLCIKAAHQQFAMGSGELVFWRMVFAAAVLGATAKMQGKTFATPHWKSHLNRSVSGTVGMTCGFYAVMRLPLATGVTLAYTSSIFLAVLSVVVLRERISAYTFAVLLTGFAGVVLLLKPSFAAGQEWAAAVGLFGGLAAGWAYMQVRELSLLGEPAWRVVFYLSLVGMAMGAALATLTGWHSISLQSAPYLIGIGASAVLAQLALTHAYAVGRKFTVAALAYLTVVFSTLAGIFLFGEQIGWQEWLGIGIIAASGILSGLKK, encoded by the coding sequence ATGACACACCCCGCTACACGCAGCAAAGAGCGGCAGGAGCTTTTGGGCTCGGCCTGGATGATCGCCGCCGCGCTGTTTTTCACCCTGATGAACCTCTGCATCAAAGCCGCCCATCAGCAATTCGCCATGGGCAGCGGCGAACTCGTGTTCTGGCGCATGGTGTTTGCCGCCGCCGTGCTCGGCGCAACGGCGAAAATGCAGGGTAAAACCTTCGCCACGCCCCATTGGAAAAGCCATCTCAACCGCAGCGTCAGCGGCACGGTAGGCATGACCTGCGGCTTTTACGCCGTGATGCGCCTGCCGCTGGCAACGGGCGTGACGCTGGCCTATACCTCGTCGATATTTCTGGCCGTGCTGTCGGTTGTCGTGTTGCGCGAACGCATTTCCGCCTACACCTTCGCCGTGCTGCTGACGGGCTTTGCCGGCGTGGTGCTGCTTTTGAAACCCTCTTTCGCCGCCGGACAGGAATGGGCGGCGGCCGTGGGGCTGTTCGGCGGACTGGCGGCGGGCTGGGCGTATATGCAGGTGCGCGAACTCTCGCTGTTGGGCGAACCGGCCTGGCGCGTGGTGTTTTACCTGTCGCTGGTCGGCATGGCGATGGGCGCCGCGCTGGCCACGCTCACGGGCTGGCACAGCATTTCGCTGCAATCCGCGCCCTATCTCATCGGCATCGGTGCGTCGGCCGTGCTGGCGCAGCTGGCGCTGACGCACGCCTACGCCGTCGGCCGCAAATTCACCGTCGCCGCGCTGGCCTATCTCACCGTGGTGTTTTCCACGCTGGCGGGCATTTTCCTGTTCGGCGAGCAAATCGGCTGGCAGGAATGGCTGGGCATCGGTATCATTGCCGCAAGCGGCATCCTGAGCGGCTTGAAGAAATAA
- a CDS encoding STAS/SEC14 domain-containing protein, whose product MISIREQHYGLNVALYNEFTLADFRELEEAVKASLTRVHRPDLLLDLSMLKDFTIDMAWEQLKFVSSHDQDFGRIAVVVDDIWIKFAAHVSDLITRTHPKYFDTAAKAQAWLLEAGEAV is encoded by the coding sequence ATGATTTCCATCCGCGAACAACACTACGGCTTGAACGTCGCCCTCTACAACGAGTTCACCCTTGCCGATTTCCGCGAACTGGAAGAGGCCGTCAAGGCCTCCCTCACCCGCGTCCACCGTCCCGACCTGCTGCTCGATCTCTCCATGCTCAAAGACTTCACCATCGACATGGCTTGGGAGCAGCTCAAATTCGTCAGCAGCCACGATCAGGATTTCGGCCGCATCGCCGTGGTGGTGGACGACATCTGGATCAAATTCGCCGCCCACGTCTCCGACCTCATCACCCGCACCCACCCCAAATATTTCGACACCGCCGCAAAAGCCCAAGCCTGGCTGCTGGAAGCCGGAGAGGCCGTCTGA